The proteins below come from a single Bryobacter aggregatus MPL3 genomic window:
- a CDS encoding choice-of-anchor A family protein, with protein sequence MSSVSKVIFNLALVLLSTGGSLRATSILSVGDFNLFVFGNLTQANTDVQGRVAVGGTASVTNFGIGTSLSPDPSRLDLEVGGSLSWTNGQLFNGSGIYGGSAALTSVGVPNGTITNVVPNINFAQVKTEETNLSAYLAGLSAITATATPWGALTLTGTNASLNVFNVSAGVLSGINTFTFNVPTTSTVIVNIAGATNSLQNAGMNLNGLSKTQVIYNFYEATALTVQGISVQGSILAPNATLNFNNGNIEGQVIVNNLLGGGETHNYIFNGTIPTGNIGTMDPSAVPEPSTAFAGVILVAMGAWLRQRRKLN encoded by the coding sequence ATGAGTAGTGTTTCTAAGGTCATTTTCAATCTTGCCCTTGTATTGCTTAGTACGGGCGGATCACTCCGCGCGACGTCGATTCTAAGTGTTGGCGATTTCAACCTTTTTGTATTTGGCAATCTGACACAAGCCAACACCGATGTCCAAGGCCGGGTCGCAGTTGGAGGGACGGCGAGCGTCACCAACTTCGGAATTGGCACTTCGCTGTCTCCAGACCCGAGCCGGTTGGATCTCGAAGTGGGTGGATCGTTGAGCTGGACGAATGGTCAGCTTTTTAATGGCAGTGGCATCTATGGCGGGTCAGCTGCGCTCACGAGCGTCGGCGTGCCGAATGGGACGATTACCAACGTAGTTCCGAACATCAACTTCGCGCAGGTCAAGACTGAGGAGACAAATTTGTCCGCCTATCTGGCAGGGCTCAGCGCCATCACCGCTACAGCGACCCCGTGGGGCGCGCTGACCTTAACCGGCACCAACGCTTCCCTCAATGTTTTCAACGTTTCCGCAGGCGTACTGAGTGGGATCAATACGTTCACTTTCAACGTCCCCACCACCTCCACCGTCATCGTCAACATTGCAGGAGCCACCAACAGCCTGCAAAATGCGGGGATGAACCTGAACGGGCTGAGCAAGACACAGGTGATCTATAACTTCTACGAGGCAACCGCCCTGACAGTCCAGGGAATCAGTGTACAGGGTTCGATTCTTGCCCCCAACGCAACACTCAACTTCAACAATGGCAACATCGAAGGCCAAGTGATTGTGAACAACCTGCTGGGTGGCGGCGAGACTCACAACTACATTTTCAATGGCACCATTCCGACCGGAAACATCGGCACGATGGACCCCAGTGCGGTTCCGGAACCCTCCACCGCATTCGCCGGTGTGATTCTTGTGGCGATGGGCGCGTGGTTACGGCAACGGCGCAAGTTAAACTAA
- a CDS encoding M20/M25/M40 family metallo-hydrolase: MFRPRRALKDLSQESNVAEALRNFGRERSWTNEKHLELCRVAAPTFFEEKRAQWMIGQLEALGYEARIDRAGNVVATRPEESRGPWVAVTAHLDTVLSPRNADDIRVAPDGRFLGPGVADNGAGLAGLLSVARQYALRPPDKSQAGLMLVANVGEEGEGNLSGMRYLCRQSNLAERIQAFLVLDGPGVEHLTTQALGSRRFEVVFSGPGGHSWSDAGNPNAVHAMSRTIADFLDCHGRRAGFLQTRYGRSTANFSLIDGGTSINSIPASARAKLDLRSESGEVLDELAELLTDCVERALVLENERVVAMRGSGRLTAKIREIGSRPGGHLLATSRLLETMRQVDEHLGISSRLDCASTDANIPLSMGLEAVSIGAGGSGGGAHSEGEWYHPEGRELGLRRIYLALCQLLRAA; the protein is encoded by the coding sequence ATGTTTCGCCCTCGCCGAGCCCTAAAGGACCTGTCTCAGGAATCGAACGTTGCGGAAGCTCTTCGGAACTTTGGCCGCGAGCGATCCTGGACCAATGAGAAGCACCTGGAGCTTTGCCGTGTTGCTGCGCCCACTTTCTTTGAAGAGAAGCGCGCACAGTGGATGATCGGCCAACTGGAAGCCCTTGGCTACGAAGCTCGCATCGACCGGGCCGGCAATGTGGTCGCCACACGTCCCGAAGAATCGCGAGGCCCCTGGGTTGCGGTGACTGCTCATCTCGATACGGTATTGTCGCCGCGCAATGCGGACGATATTCGCGTGGCTCCGGACGGGCGTTTTCTTGGCCCCGGAGTGGCAGACAACGGCGCCGGTCTGGCGGGGTTGCTCTCGGTTGCGCGGCAATACGCACTCCGTCCTCCCGACAAGTCGCAAGCAGGCCTCATGCTGGTTGCCAATGTTGGTGAAGAGGGTGAGGGAAACCTGAGCGGCATGCGATACCTTTGCCGGCAAAGTAACCTCGCAGAACGCATCCAGGCTTTTCTCGTGTTGGATGGGCCCGGCGTCGAACATCTCACCACCCAGGCACTGGGAAGCCGGCGTTTCGAAGTCGTCTTTTCCGGTCCGGGCGGTCACAGTTGGAGTGATGCTGGGAATCCGAATGCCGTTCACGCCATGAGCCGCACGATTGCCGACTTTCTCGATTGCCACGGGCGGCGCGCTGGCTTTCTGCAAACCCGTTACGGACGCAGTACAGCGAACTTCAGCCTGATCGATGGCGGTACCAGCATCAATTCGATTCCAGCTTCCGCTCGCGCAAAGCTCGACCTCCGCAGCGAGAGTGGCGAGGTGTTGGATGAACTCGCCGAGTTGCTCACCGATTGTGTGGAGCGCGCGCTGGTCTTAGAAAATGAGCGCGTTGTGGCCATGCGTGGGAGTGGCCGGCTGACGGCAAAGATCCGCGAAATCGGTTCCCGGCCTGGAGGCCATCTGCTGGCTACTTCGCGTCTGCTGGAAACCATGCGCCAGGTGGATGAGCACCTCGGCATCTCTTCCCGTCTGGACTGCGCCTCGACGGACGCGAATATTCCTCTCTCGATGGGACTTGAAGCTGTTTCGATCGGGGCCGGTGGCTCCGGTGGCGGTGCGCACAGCGAGGGGGAATGGTATCACCCCGAGGGCAGGGAACTCGGACTGCGCCGCATCTACCTGGCGCTCTGCCAACTCCTGCGAGCGGCTTGA
- a CDS encoding DMT family transporter — protein sequence MTLRARAELALVAAAMLWGSTFVVVKDALADASPILYLAIRFAVAALLLLPIVFLQERRMPSRRMLWGGLATGACLGVGMILQTVGLKYTSASNSGFLTSLYIPLVPFVASAVYGVRTGWRERIAVGLASCGIALMSFDPSSFTMNFGDGLTVGCALVFSVQIVMVKHFADTGETAWLAWLQVSATAILASIAAFLRLDGPSYLVMTPRLYWAFAITILGATVVAFLLQSWGQRQTSASRAALVFATEPVFAGIASYFYLDERLSARAWIGAALVFTGVLLAELKPRGER from the coding sequence TTGACGCTCCGCGCGCGAGCGGAACTCGCTCTCGTGGCGGCGGCGATGCTCTGGGGCAGCACCTTTGTTGTTGTCAAGGATGCTCTTGCCGATGCGAGCCCCATTCTCTATCTCGCGATTCGCTTCGCGGTTGCGGCGCTCTTGCTTCTTCCCATCGTGTTTCTTCAGGAACGGCGCATGCCATCGCGGCGGATGCTGTGGGGCGGTCTTGCCACCGGTGCCTGTCTGGGGGTGGGAATGATTCTCCAGACCGTGGGACTCAAATACACATCCGCGTCCAATAGCGGCTTCCTGACTTCGTTGTATATCCCGTTGGTACCTTTTGTCGCCTCCGCCGTCTATGGAGTCAGGACCGGGTGGCGTGAGCGGATTGCAGTAGGCTTAGCAAGCTGTGGAATCGCCCTCATGAGTTTTGATCCCTCCAGTTTTACGATGAACTTCGGGGACGGGCTCACGGTGGGTTGTGCTCTTGTCTTCTCTGTTCAAATTGTGATGGTCAAGCATTTTGCAGACACTGGTGAAACTGCCTGGTTGGCTTGGTTGCAAGTGAGTGCGACTGCGATCCTTGCCTCCATCGCTGCCTTTCTCAGATTGGATGGTCCGAGTTATCTGGTCATGACTCCGCGATTGTATTGGGCCTTTGCGATCACAATTCTCGGAGCAACGGTGGTGGCATTTCTGCTGCAAAGCTGGGGCCAGCGGCAAACCTCCGCATCACGCGCGGCACTGGTCTTTGCCACGGAACCTGTATTTGCAGGCATTGCGAGTTATTTTTACCTGGATGAGCGTCTTTCCGCGCGTGCCTGGATCGGCGCGGCGTTGGTTTTCACTGGTGTTCTTCTTGCGGAATTGAAACCCCGAGGCGAGCGTTAG
- a CDS encoding Do family serine endopeptidase, whose protein sequence is MNIFSRMREQRFLGFSMLLVTLSVGILIGTVLTTGVKAGKEQVAPDATPLVVPSPVLIQNEFAKLAKRAENSVVHINTVDEGKQNTSMSQRRGRPAPDDEADGEDDQMELFRRFFRNGPQGQGGMGGAMPSPKRMGTGSGFIVDKNGYIITNFHVVDGADKITVKLHNDSAEYKARVIGFDKETDLAVIKISSGTPLTPLPVGNSDAVEVGDWAIAIGSPFGLDATVTAGIVSAKGRDFNGAQAFQRFIQTDAAINPGNSGGPLLNSRGEVIGINTMIATRTGGYEGIGFALPVNMAVKVYNQIISSGRVTRGSIGVQFARTMDPTLMKAFKLDGGVPVTEVVANGPSARAGLKAEDIITRVNGALVKNGDELIAKVSELPVGSKASIEVDRQGKKMNFDVAIEDRQQLYADNPIVGMGKRPDDAAQNSQQSAQFGIMIANLPEAEAEKLGIPEKRGVQVTRVVPGSFSEEIGVADRDVIVSINRQPVGSVDDVKRIQATLKPGDAVAFRVMRAAPGSRKGVTGPAQGIWLSGTLPRD, encoded by the coding sequence ATGAATATCTTCAGCAGAATGCGGGAACAGCGATTCCTCGGATTCAGTATGCTGCTGGTCACTTTGTCCGTCGGAATTTTGATCGGCACCGTGCTGACCACGGGCGTAAAAGCGGGTAAGGAACAGGTTGCGCCCGATGCGACACCACTTGTGGTTCCGAGTCCCGTGCTCATTCAAAATGAGTTCGCCAAGCTTGCCAAGCGAGCTGAGAACTCCGTTGTGCATATCAACACGGTCGACGAGGGGAAACAGAACACCTCGATGTCCCAACGCCGCGGACGTCCCGCTCCGGACGATGAAGCCGATGGCGAAGACGATCAGATGGAATTGTTCCGCCGCTTCTTCCGCAATGGTCCCCAGGGTCAGGGTGGTATGGGCGGCGCGATGCCCAGCCCGAAGCGGATGGGCACCGGTAGCGGTTTCATCGTTGACAAGAACGGCTACATCATCACGAACTTTCACGTGGTAGATGGCGCCGACAAGATCACGGTGAAGCTCCACAACGATTCCGCGGAATACAAAGCCCGCGTCATTGGTTTCGATAAGGAAACCGACCTTGCGGTCATCAAGATCAGCTCGGGTACTCCTCTCACTCCGCTTCCGGTTGGCAATAGTGACGCCGTGGAAGTGGGCGACTGGGCCATCGCCATCGGTTCTCCCTTTGGTCTCGATGCAACGGTCACCGCTGGTATTGTCAGCGCCAAGGGCCGCGACTTCAATGGCGCACAGGCCTTCCAGCGCTTCATCCAGACCGATGCTGCGATCAACCCCGGCAACAGCGGCGGCCCGCTGCTGAATTCGCGCGGCGAAGTGATCGGCATCAACACGATGATTGCAACCCGTACCGGCGGCTATGAAGGCATCGGTTTTGCACTGCCCGTCAACATGGCGGTCAAGGTGTACAACCAGATCATCAGCTCTGGCCGTGTCACCCGCGGTAGCATCGGCGTCCAATTTGCCCGTACGATGGACCCCACGCTCATGAAGGCATTCAAGCTGGACGGCGGCGTTCCAGTGACCGAAGTAGTGGCCAATGGCCCCTCGGCCCGTGCTGGTCTGAAGGCGGAAGACATCATCACCCGCGTGAACGGTGCGCTGGTGAAGAACGGTGATGAATTGATCGCCAAGGTCAGCGAATTGCCGGTTGGATCGAAGGCCTCGATCGAAGTGGATCGTCAAGGCAAAAAGATGAACTTCGATGTTGCCATCGAAGATCGCCAGCAGCTCTATGCAGACAATCCAATTGTCGGCATGGGCAAGCGCCCTGACGATGCGGCTCAGAATAGCCAGCAGAGCGCTCAGTTCGGAATCATGATTGCGAACCTTCCAGAAGCGGAAGCCGAAAAGCTTGGCATCCCTGAGAAGCGCGGTGTCCAGGTGACGCGCGTGGTTCCGGGCAGCTTCTCGGAAGAAATCGGAGTGGCCGATCGTGACGTCATCGTTTCGATCAACCGCCAGCCGGTTGGGAGCGTGGACGATGTCAAGCGCATCCAGGCGACTCTCAAGCCTGGCGATGCGGTGGCCTTCCGCGTCATGCGTGCCGCGCCTGGAAGCCGGAAAGGTGTAACTGGCCCAGCCCAAGGCATTTGGCTGAGCGGTACGCTCCCACGCGACTAA
- a CDS encoding N-acyl-D-amino-acid deacylase family protein, producing the protein MAQVSTSAPLSGKARCGLTAKGWRRARREALLSGDGRLISKLTQGITTEIMGDQADSKFRGPHSFDRWLRAMEARGSSANFGSFTGGGTIRAFGKGFAMGESGPAELASMQGALRETMEDGSFGLATALIYPPGSYASTEELIALAKTMAPFGGLYISHIRSEAEKLLEALAETARISQEGGVPAEVYHLKAAGRKYWKLMDPAIEFLNQSRAHGIDIQANLYPYEASGTALTAMLPDWSAADGKLWANLDNADTRKRIAAEMLQNNKGRDPDLVQPIGLTKTANLQYKGMRLNQIAAQMQLPWPEAVMALLRSERQTISTIYYTINEANIAKQLQQPWIKVATDSGGVDPAVTKGPTHPRTYGTYPRVLGFYVRELKTIGLEDAVFKMSSSVATRLSLHDRGLLRPGLWADLVVFDPASVKDVATFDSPNRLSTGIRQVVVNGVVVVDKNVHTGAKPGKLLRGPGYQK; encoded by the coding sequence ATGGCTCAAGTGTCAACTTCGGCTCCTTTGTCGGGCAAGGCACGCTGCGGGCTTACGGCAAAGGGATGGCGGCGGGCAAGGCGTGAGGCGCTGCTCAGCGGGGACGGGCGGCTGATCTCGAAGCTGACCCAGGGCATCACCACCGAGATCATGGGCGACCAGGCTGACTCGAAGTTCCGGGGTCCGCACAGCTTCGATCGATGGCTACGGGCCATGGAGGCTCGTGGCTCGTCGGCCAACTTCGGATCCTTCACCGGTGGCGGCACGATCCGGGCTTTCGGCAAGGGATTTGCGATGGGAGAATCGGGCCCGGCAGAGCTCGCAAGCATGCAGGGAGCGCTACGCGAAACGATGGAGGACGGCTCCTTCGGATTGGCCACGGCCTTGATCTATCCACCGGGCAGCTATGCGTCCACCGAAGAACTGATTGCCTTGGCCAAGACGATGGCGCCATTTGGGGGACTGTATATCTCGCACATCCGCAGCGAAGCGGAAAAGCTGCTCGAGGCGCTGGCAGAGACGGCGCGGATCAGCCAGGAAGGCGGCGTTCCGGCGGAAGTTTATCACCTGAAAGCAGCAGGGCGAAAGTACTGGAAGCTCATGGATCCGGCGATCGAGTTCCTCAACCAATCTCGCGCCCATGGTATCGATATCCAGGCGAATCTCTATCCCTATGAAGCGTCCGGCACAGCCCTGACGGCGATGCTCCCCGACTGGTCCGCCGCCGATGGAAAGCTCTGGGCGAACCTCGACAACGCTGACACCCGAAAGAGAATTGCCGCTGAGATGTTGCAGAACAACAAGGGCCGCGATCCCGATCTGGTGCAACCGATCGGACTCACCAAGACAGCGAATCTGCAGTACAAAGGCATGCGGCTGAACCAGATTGCCGCGCAAATGCAGCTTCCCTGGCCTGAGGCCGTCATGGCACTGCTGCGCAGTGAACGGCAGACAATTTCAACCATCTATTACACGATCAACGAGGCGAATATCGCGAAGCAGTTGCAGCAGCCCTGGATCAAGGTGGCGACCGATTCCGGTGGTGTCGATCCGGCCGTCACCAAAGGACCGACGCATCCCAGGACCTATGGCACTTACCCGAGAGTGTTGGGCTTCTACGTGCGGGAGTTAAAGACGATTGGACTCGAGGATGCAGTCTTCAAGATGAGCAGCAGTGTCGCGACAAGATTGTCGCTGCACGATCGCGGGCTGCTGCGGCCCGGCCTGTGGGCAGACCTCGTCGTATTCGATCCGGCAAGCGTCAAGGATGTCGCCACCTTTGACAGTCCCAACCGCCTGTCCACCGGCATCCGGCAAGTGGTGGTGAACGGCGTTGTGGTCGTAGACAAGAATGTTCATACCGGAGCCAAGCCGGGCAAGCTGCTGCGCGGACCGGGTTATCAAAAATAG
- a CDS encoding TonB-dependent receptor — protein sequence MKIPSSVGRIPAYLGLLALLLLIGSPFTVYAQATATGTIEGNVTDASNAGVPGATVKLSSTATNQTRETTSNSAGNYRFDQIASGNYSITIEAAGFARVELKNVEVAVGRVSSYPIVLTPKAQAEVVTVNAEAAPLLDVVKTDVSLAISPKEVQALPTNGRDFANLAVLAPGAKLVNSYDPTKNRVAVIGINGSAGRNINYTVNGVDNKDNTIGGPVMQLPMEAVEEFNISTQRFSAANGRSEGAAVNVVTKSGSNVIHGSLFGFFRDTALTANDALSKAGGNPTPAISRQIYGGSVGAPIKKDKTFVFFAIERQREETSVGITAAAIRELTIAANAGLGAKPVASIGTPYNDQRYTGRLDHRISQNHNFFVTYTNQSNRGLNDQVTSNSDLTAGNFTTNQLILANATLQSVFSPRAVNTFTAGFQYWNNLINSDLKVPNVTFPGSITFGTNANVPQQSFQKKWQFRDDFSYTKGNHTLKTGFDYVTLPKLGGMFATSSTLQLVFQDLPSVITTNQTLYPNGFATPGAITSMTGSSGNPYFQSKDAQMFGVYFQDDWKVTRRLSLNLGVRWDVDINLQGANIQSASRTYQYLKAVGSSYAAGLPHTDMNNFSPRVGFAYDLTGQGTHILRGGYGMYFGQTFANIPLFMEQQANNTVYTGTLNLTSTGRNDPNASIVPSTGLPLTQFRYGVDPFPAIGNGSTILTAGSVGRLVDPNFANPYNHQWNVGYAWQINANNVFEAEVIKVLGLREAKRQNINYQRPELGASRPYDAAFDAAGLPRLGQIIVESSIGRSRYDGLNLAYRRRLNKRFSVNSNYVFSKAVAWAGGPAAFGNVASDARNIFALSDFGPAPNDERHRATVTAIFSLPWGIQLAPVIVAATPKPYSINQGSTWLGQGGGNGTNRAVVPVNNPTDYLYTVRNGIATNSAALRAGVANGTLKMVDYNTVRGQEYFQVDLRVSKFFQFGERNRLEFLAQFFNLTNRANYGASFNPTITSGAAFQTPNGWYAGASNLVPKAFAGEMGVRYSF from the coding sequence ATGAAAATCCCCTCTTCCGTAGGACGCATACCTGCGTATCTCGGACTTCTTGCTTTACTACTTCTGATCGGGTCTCCGTTTACTGTCTACGCGCAGGCAACGGCGACTGGCACTATTGAAGGCAACGTCACCGACGCCTCCAATGCAGGCGTTCCAGGCGCCACGGTCAAGCTCTCCAGCACGGCAACCAATCAAACTCGCGAGACCACCTCGAACAGCGCTGGCAACTATCGCTTTGACCAGATCGCCTCCGGCAACTATTCGATCACAATTGAAGCTGCGGGCTTTGCTCGTGTAGAACTCAAGAATGTAGAAGTTGCGGTTGGTCGCGTTAGCAGCTATCCCATTGTACTGACTCCTAAGGCTCAGGCTGAAGTCGTTACTGTAAACGCGGAAGCTGCGCCGCTCCTCGACGTCGTGAAAACAGACGTCTCTTTGGCGATTTCGCCGAAGGAAGTGCAGGCGCTCCCCACCAACGGTCGCGACTTTGCGAATCTTGCAGTTCTTGCTCCTGGTGCAAAACTGGTCAATTCCTATGATCCTACCAAAAACCGCGTCGCTGTCATCGGTATTAACGGTAGCGCAGGCCGCAATATCAACTACACCGTGAATGGTGTAGACAACAAGGACAACACCATCGGTGGTCCTGTGATGCAGCTTCCAATGGAAGCCGTTGAAGAATTCAATATCTCCACCCAGCGCTTCTCGGCTGCCAATGGCCGTAGCGAAGGTGCCGCGGTGAACGTTGTCACCAAATCCGGCTCCAATGTCATTCATGGTTCGCTGTTTGGCTTCTTCCGCGATACCGCACTCACTGCAAATGACGCACTTTCCAAGGCCGGTGGTAATCCGACTCCCGCCATCTCCCGCCAGATCTATGGTGGCTCCGTTGGCGCTCCGATCAAGAAGGATAAAACCTTTGTGTTCTTCGCGATCGAACGGCAACGCGAAGAAACCTCGGTTGGCATCACTGCTGCCGCTATTCGTGAGCTCACCATTGCCGCCAATGCCGGACTCGGCGCGAAACCGGTGGCCTCGATCGGAACCCCGTACAACGACCAACGCTACACCGGACGTCTTGACCACCGCATCAGCCAGAACCACAACTTTTTCGTCACCTATACGAACCAGTCGAACAGAGGGCTGAACGATCAGGTCACCAGCAATAGCGACCTCACCGCTGGCAACTTTACTACGAATCAATTGATTCTGGCCAACGCGACGCTGCAGTCGGTGTTTTCTCCTCGTGCGGTGAATACCTTCACCGCCGGCTTCCAATATTGGAACAACCTCATCAACTCTGATCTGAAGGTTCCGAACGTCACCTTCCCGGGCAGTATTACCTTCGGAACCAATGCCAATGTGCCACAACAGAGCTTCCAGAAGAAATGGCAGTTCCGCGATGACTTCTCCTACACCAAGGGCAACCACACGCTGAAGACTGGTTTTGATTACGTCACCCTGCCGAAACTGGGCGGTATGTTCGCCACCTCCTCGACGCTGCAGTTGGTCTTCCAGGATCTGCCCAGCGTCATTACGACCAACCAGACCCTGTATCCCAATGGTTTCGCCACTCCTGGCGCGATCACCTCCATGACCGGTTCCTCTGGCAACCCCTACTTCCAGAGCAAAGATGCTCAGATGTTTGGTGTTTACTTCCAGGACGATTGGAAGGTCACCCGCCGCCTCAGCTTGAATCTCGGTGTCCGTTGGGACGTCGATATCAACCTTCAGGGTGCGAATATCCAATCTGCAAGCCGTACCTATCAGTATCTGAAGGCTGTCGGATCTTCTTATGCCGCTGGTCTGCCCCACACGGACATGAACAACTTCAGCCCCCGTGTTGGCTTTGCTTATGACCTCACCGGCCAGGGGACCCACATCCTCCGCGGTGGTTACGGCATGTACTTTGGCCAGACCTTTGCGAACATCCCGCTCTTTATGGAGCAGCAGGCGAATAACACCGTCTACACCGGAACGCTGAACCTCACCTCCACTGGCCGGAATGATCCGAATGCTTCAATCGTTCCGAGCACCGGTCTTCCCTTGACGCAGTTCCGTTATGGCGTCGATCCTTTCCCGGCAATCGGCAATGGTTCGACCATCCTGACCGCTGGTTCCGTGGGCCGTCTGGTGGACCCCAACTTTGCCAACCCCTATAACCACCAATGGAATGTTGGTTATGCATGGCAGATCAATGCGAACAACGTATTTGAAGCTGAAGTCATCAAGGTACTCGGCCTTCGCGAAGCGAAGCGCCAGAATATCAACTACCAGCGTCCGGAACTCGGCGCTAGCCGTCCTTACGATGCTGCTTTTGATGCCGCCGGTCTCCCCCGTCTGGGCCAGATCATTGTCGAAAGTTCGATTGGCCGTTCGCGTTATGACGGGCTCAACCTCGCCTATCGCCGCCGCCTGAACAAGCGCTTCTCCGTGAACTCGAATTATGTGTTCTCGAAGGCTGTTGCTTGGGCTGGTGGTCCGGCCGCTTTCGGTAACGTCGCCTCTGACGCTCGCAACATCTTTGCACTGAGCGATTTTGGCCCGGCTCCGAATGACGAACGTCATCGCGCCACCGTGACAGCCATTTTTTCTCTCCCCTGGGGAATCCAGTTGGCTCCTGTCATCGTTGCAGCGACTCCGAAGCCTTACTCGATCAATCAGGGCAGCACCTGGCTCGGTCAGGGTGGCGGCAACGGCACAAACCGAGCTGTCGTTCCTGTGAACAACCCCACCGACTACCTGTATACGGTGCGTAATGGGATCGCTACCAACTCCGCCGCTCTGCGCGCTGGTGTTGCCAACGGCACTCTCAAGATGGTCGACTATAACACGGTTCGCGGCCAGGAATACTTCCAGGTCGATCTCCGTGTCTCGAAGTTCTTCCAGTTCGGAGAACGGAATCGCCTCGAGTTCCTTGCTCAGTTCTTCAACCTGACGAACCGGGCAAATTATGGCGCGTCCTTCAACCCGACGATCACCTCGGGTGCAGCTTTCCAGACCCCCAACGGCTGGTATGCAGGCGCTTCGAACCTGGTTCCGAAGGCCTTTGCTGGCGAGATGGGCGTCCGCTACTCGTTCTAG
- a CDS encoding DUF1501 domain-containing protein yields the protein MMQRRSRRDLMRHMFGGLGSVALTEIFAREEAAAASLHHYTGPRTPGKAKHVISLWLTGGPSQVDMFDPKPDLLKYQGQRPGSVDLRTERQTGGLLPTSFEFKKRGQSGLEISDILPQLASVADELCVIRSMYSFNPTHTPALSLWFTGSILLNRPSMGSWMSYGLGSENENLPSFVALAPGNGGGLGGSATRAGFLPAEHQGTPFEIGSVEPEKMIPDLQNKWLDSAAQRKQLDAVQAMNRDFSKGFGEDEFLEGRIQSMEGAYRMQSAAMDAFDVRKESEAVRTEYGMNNSGNGCLLARRLVERGVRYVHVGLGNWDDHKDLPENYRKNCPSMDQAAAALIRDLKRRGLLDETIVVWGGEFGRTPVSESGTGRDHNPYGYTMWVAGGGFRRGIAYGATDDFGFKAVENRVSIHDLHATMLYATGMDHTKLTHRYAGRDFRLTDVFGEVVKGILV from the coding sequence ATGATGCAACGACGATCACGGCGCGACTTGATGCGCCATATGTTTGGCGGCTTGGGTTCTGTCGCACTGACCGAAATCTTCGCGCGCGAAGAAGCAGCGGCGGCGAGCTTGCATCACTATACAGGACCTCGGACCCCGGGCAAGGCAAAGCATGTCATCAGCCTTTGGCTGACCGGCGGCCCCTCGCAAGTGGACATGTTCGATCCCAAGCCCGATCTGTTGAAGTATCAAGGGCAGAGACCGGGAAGTGTCGATTTGCGAACCGAACGGCAAACTGGTGGGCTGCTGCCGACCTCGTTTGAGTTCAAGAAGCGTGGGCAGAGTGGGCTCGAGATCAGCGACATCCTTCCCCAGTTGGCATCGGTCGCCGATGAGCTTTGCGTCATCCGGTCGATGTACTCCTTCAACCCGACGCACACGCCGGCCTTGAGCCTCTGGTTCACCGGCAGTATTCTGCTGAACCGGCCGTCGATGGGTTCTTGGATGTCCTATGGACTGGGCTCGGAGAATGAGAATCTGCCTTCCTTTGTTGCGCTCGCGCCTGGAAATGGCGGTGGGCTGGGCGGTTCGGCAACACGCGCCGGTTTTCTGCCCGCCGAGCACCAGGGAACTCCCTTTGAGATTGGATCTGTCGAGCCGGAGAAGATGATTCCGGATCTGCAGAACAAGTGGCTTGACAGCGCCGCGCAACGCAAGCAACTCGATGCAGTGCAGGCGATGAATCGCGATTTCTCAAAGGGCTTTGGCGAGGATGAATTTCTGGAGGGGCGCATCCAATCGATGGAGGGAGCCTATCGGATGCAGTCAGCGGCAATGGACGCCTTCGATGTGCGGAAGGAGTCAGAGGCGGTGCGCACGGAGTATGGGATGAACAACTCGGGCAACGGCTGCTTGCTCGCCCGCAGACTGGTGGAGCGTGGCGTACGCTATGTCCATGTTGGTCTGGGGAACTGGGACGACCATAAGGATCTGCCCGAGAACTACCGCAAGAATTGTCCGAGCATGGACCAGGCGGCGGCAGCCTTGATTCGCGACTTGAAGCGGCGGGGCTTATTGGATGAAACCATTGTCGTCTGGGGTGGTGAGTTTGGCAGGACGCCCGTCTCAGAGAGTGGTACGGGGCGCGATCACAATCCTTATGGCTACACGATGTGGGTAGCTGGCGGTGGCTTCCGGCGTGGGATTGCTTATGGAGCCACCGATGATTTCGGGTTCAAGGCTGTAGAGAATCGAGTGTCCATTCATGACCTGCACGCAACGATGCTCTACGCAACGGGAATGGATCACACAAAACTGACACATCGTTATGCAGGGAGAGATTTCCGGCTCACCGACGTGTTCGGAGAGGTTGTGAAGGGGATTCTCGTTTAG